The Pseudomonas sp. GD03919 region GGCGTAGGGGATCTTCACCGCGTAGTCAGTGCGTTGCTCCTGCTGATTGGGCAGGCCGAACAGGGTGAAGCCGGCCGGTGCCGGATGGGTGTCCCATTCGGCCTCGATGGCGGCCAGCTTGGTCTTCTGTACGTCACCGATCTCGTAACCGGACTCGTCGCCGAGGATGATCACCGAGAGAATCGAGGCCAGACCGAAGGCCGAGGCGATGGCGAAGGAGCGACGGGCGAAACCCTGATCGTGTTTCTTCAGCAGGTAGTAGCTGGAGATGGCCAGGACGAAGATCGAACCGGTGACATAGCCCGCCGCCACGGTATGCACGAACTTGACCTGCGCCACCGGGTTGAACAGCAGGGCACCGAAATCGGTCAGTTCCATGCGCATGGTCTCGAAGTTGAACTCGGCACCCACCGGGTTCTGCATCCAGCCATTGGCGATGAGGATCCACAGCGCCGAAAGGTTCGAGCCAATTGCCACCAGCCAGGTCACGGTCAGGTGCTGCAGCTTGCTTAGGCGGTCCCAGCCGAAGAAGAACAGGCCGATGAAGGTGGATTCGAGGAAGAACGCCATCAGCCCCTCGATGGCCAGCGGCGCACCGAAGATGTCACCGACATAGTGGCTGTAGTAGGCCCAGTTGGTGCCGAACTGGAACTCCATGGTCAGCCCGGTGGTGACGCCCAGGGCGAAGTTGATGCCGAACAGCTTGCCCCAGAACTTGACCATGTCCTTGTAGACCTGTTTGCCGGTCATCACGTAGACCGACTCCATGATTGCCAGGAGGAAGGCCAGGCCCAGGGTCAGGGGGACGAAGATGAAGTGATACATCGCTGTCATGGCGAACTGCAGGCGTGACAGGTCGACGACTGATTCCGAGATCATCTCGGTGTCCCCTCGGTAGTGACAGAAGGCGGGGTGGCGGGCTTGCCGAGCAGGTGCGTTTCGATACGCTGCTGGCCGTCCCTGGGAACGGTGGGTTCGTTGAACCAGATGGCCTTGATGCCGAGCAGCAAGGTCAGCTTGATCAGCAGGACCACGGCTATCTCGCGGACCAGCGGGATTCGCCAGGGGGAGGTGGGGGTGCGTTCGGGCATCTCGACGCTCCGGTTTTGCCGGCGCTCACCCGCAAGCGGCGCCGGCAGAATAGATGTGTCTTAATGTTACGCGGTACCCGGGGGAGTATATAGAGGCGGGCATTGATGCAGATCAGGGGAATGTCGATTTGTAGCAGCTTTGCCCTTTCGAGCCGCCCTGGTGCTCAGTCGAATGCCGGCAATGCAGGTGTCCGCACGTCACGACCGGCTGCCTGCCAGGCTTCAATACCGCCGACCAGGGACACCACGTTGCGATAACCCATGTCTTGCAGGGCGAGTGTGGCCAGGGCCGAGCGTCCGCTGTTCTTGCAATACAGCACCAGCTTGAGCTCTGGGTCGGCGAGTTGCGGGTCATTGCTCAGCTTGAATTCCAGCAGGCCGCGAGGAATGTTGATGGCGCCGGGAATGTGTGCGTTGTGGAACTCGTCCGCTTCGCGAACATCGATCAGTAGATCGGCCTGTCGAATGGCGGGTTCGGCTTCCAGCAGGTCGATTTCGGTGATCTTCGCTTTGGCCGCGACTACCAGGTCATGAGCGCTTTTCGTGGGGGGTTCCTTGCATGGACAGTGGTTGGGAGGAGAGCGCGAGGGCGAGGTGCTTGAGCGCCTCGAACTGGCTGATGAACACCTGGCCGCCGAAGGTCTGCAGGAAGTCGGAGCGGCGCAGTTGGTCCATCACCGGGCCCTTGACCTCGGAGAGGTGCAACTGCACGCCGGCCGTCCGCAGGCGCTCGACTATCGTCTGCAGCGAGTCAAGGGCGCTGGCGTCGATCAGATTGACCCCCGAGCACATCAGCACCAGGTGGCGCACCTGGGGGCGTGCGGTCACCAGCTCGCCGACGCGTTCTTC contains the following coding sequences:
- a CDS encoding cytochrome ubiquinol oxidase subunit I, giving the protein MISESVVDLSRLQFAMTAMYHFIFVPLTLGLAFLLAIMESVYVMTGKQVYKDMVKFWGKLFGINFALGVTTGLTMEFQFGTNWAYYSHYVGDIFGAPLAIEGLMAFFLESTFIGLFFFGWDRLSKLQHLTVTWLVAIGSNLSALWILIANGWMQNPVGAEFNFETMRMELTDFGALLFNPVAQVKFVHTVAAGYVTGSIFVLAISSYYLLKKHDQGFARRSFAIASAFGLASILSVIILGDESGYEIGDVQKTKLAAIEAEWDTHPAPAGFTLFGLPNQQEQRTDYAVKIPYALGLIATRSLDKEVKGIKDLLIEHEARIRTGMIAYGLLERLRGGDKSAETIAAFNEVKSDLGYGLLLKKYTANVVDASEAQIKQAALDTIPNVFSLFWTFRIMVASGFLMLALFACAFWASAKKNEESKPWLLKWALWSLPLPWIAAQTGWYVAEHGRQPWSIGEVLPTHLSASSLSAGDVWGSLIALIAFYSLLLVVEMYLMIKFARLGPSSLHSGRYHFEQQQPAHA
- the cydP gene encoding cytochrome oxidase putative small subunit CydP, coding for MPERTPTSPWRIPLVREIAVVLLIKLTLLLGIKAIWFNEPTVPRDGQQRIETHLLGKPATPPSVTTEGTPR
- a CDS encoding rhodanese-like domain-containing protein; translated protein: MVVAAKAKITEIDLLEAEPAIRQADLLIDVREADEFHNAHIPGAINIPRGLLEFKLSNDPQLADPELKLVLYCKNSGRSALATLALQDMGYRNVVSLVGGIEAWQAAGRDVRTPALPAFD